Proteins encoded by one window of Flagellimonas lutaonensis:
- a CDS encoding DUF389 domain-containing protein, translating to MENKFDQDNVSPTSNEGSGEETKKDFKGFLGSTKKFLVEVLEIRSNTDPVAAKEAIIADIPFKGHTSWILVCSIFIASVGLNANSTAVVIGAMLISPLMGPILGMGMSLAINDIDTLRRSVKNFVVMVVLSAVTAFLFFYFFPLRDESSELLARTQPDIRDVLIAFFGGLALVIARAKKGTIASVIFGVAIATALMPPLCTVGFGLAIGNVGYAAGAMYLFIINTIFIGLATFLVIKYLRFPMVRYANSKRRRFIARVASIVGLAVMIPAGFTFYKVFKESLFKKQAQEFLSETIELYEFKNNGRYVDNLTELVYVNDDNAYIEIVCMGNEEIPENVINSWRNRKNNYSRLKNAELRVLQGGKDDSEEKFNYISELYESKKAELLTKDERIRVLEEEIANLSKNAALQIPFQDISAEARANYENLSALGFSYRIQTDFNKLDTIPLFEVKWKDGISADQVQKEEAKLTNWLKIRLQNNKIQVKTVND from the coding sequence ATGGAAAACAAATTTGACCAAGACAATGTGAGCCCTACTTCCAATGAGGGTAGTGGGGAGGAAACGAAAAAAGACTTTAAGGGTTTTTTGGGAAGCACCAAAAAATTTTTAGTGGAGGTTTTGGAAATCCGTAGCAACACGGATCCAGTGGCCGCAAAAGAAGCCATCATTGCCGATATTCCGTTCAAAGGCCATACCTCTTGGATTTTGGTCTGCTCTATTTTTATTGCATCTGTGGGGCTGAATGCAAATTCCACAGCGGTTGTTATCGGTGCAATGCTTATTTCGCCTCTTATGGGTCCGATTTTAGGCATGGGCATGTCATTGGCGATCAATGATATCGATACTCTTCGGCGTTCGGTCAAAAACTTCGTGGTGATGGTGGTGCTGAGTGCGGTGACGGCCTTTCTGTTTTTCTACTTTTTCCCTTTGCGGGATGAGTCCTCAGAATTGCTGGCGCGAACACAACCAGACATTCGTGATGTGTTGATTGCCTTTTTCGGTGGGCTCGCGCTGGTGATTGCCCGAGCCAAGAAAGGAACCATTGCAAGTGTCATTTTTGGTGTCGCAATTGCCACGGCCCTGATGCCACCACTCTGTACCGTGGGGTTTGGTCTGGCCATTGGCAATGTAGGCTACGCCGCAGGGGCCATGTACCTCTTTATCATTAACACCATTTTTATTGGTCTGGCTACTTTTTTGGTCATCAAATACTTGCGTTTTCCCATGGTACGCTATGCCAATTCGAAGAGACGCCGTTTTATTGCAAGGGTCGCTTCAATCGTGGGCTTGGCGGTCATGATTCCGGCCGGGTTCACATTTTACAAGGTTTTTAAAGAGTCGCTCTTTAAAAAACAAGCGCAGGAGTTTTTGAGCGAGACCATTGAACTCTACGAGTTCAAGAACAATGGTCGGTATGTTGATAACCTGACCGAGCTGGTGTACGTGAACGATGATAACGCCTATATCGAGATAGTGTGCATGGGCAACGAAGAAATACCCGAGAATGTCATCAATTCATGGCGCAATCGGAAGAATAATTACAGCCGTCTAAAAAATGCCGAACTGCGAGTACTTCAGGGCGGTAAAGATGATTCCGAGGAAAAGTTCAACTACATCAGCGAGCTCTACGAGTCGAAAAAGGCCGAGTTGTTGACCAAAGACGAACGAATAAGGGTACTTGAGGAAGAAATTGCCAACCTAAGCAAAAATGCTGCCCTGCAGATTCCCTTCCAAGATATCAGTGCCGAGGCCCGGGCAAATTATGAGAACTTGTCCGCATTGGGATTCTCCTATAGAATCCAGACCGACTTCAATAAATTGGACACTATTCCACTATTTGAGGTTAAATGGAAAGATGGCATTTCTGCTGACCAGGTTCAAAAAGAGGAAGCCAAGTTGACAAACTGGCTGAAAATACGGTTGCAGAACAACAAGATTCAAGTAAAAACGGTGAATGATTAA
- a CDS encoding mannose-1-phosphate guanylyltransferase, with protein MNKNYYAVLMAGGVGSRFWPVSTEAYPKQFHDMLGVGKTLLQSTFSRLNRFIPTENILILTNERYNDLVLEQLPTVKQEQVVLEPAMRNTAPCILYAALKIQKMNPDAVMIVAPSDHWIEDEEAFESDVTKCFDKCSQERVLCTLGIQPTHPNTGFGYIEFDKRSGEQLKKVVQFREKPDVDTARQFLAQGNFLWNAGIFMWGVKTIIEAFKEHQKVQYELFEKGVACYNTPKEKDFIEKNYPKAENISIDYAILERSEAIYTLPASFGWNDLGTWGALYEKLPKDGGDNAVVNARAMLNDATGNMIHAGKGKVIVVDGLKDYIIVDKDDVLLIFPKSKQQGIKEVRAEVQKKFGDTFA; from the coding sequence ATGAACAAAAACTATTATGCCGTATTGATGGCCGGAGGCGTAGGTTCGCGCTTTTGGCCCGTAAGTACAGAAGCCTACCCGAAGCAATTTCACGATATGCTCGGTGTGGGCAAAACACTGTTACAGAGCACGTTTTCTCGATTGAACAGGTTTATTCCCACTGAGAACATCCTGATTTTGACCAACGAACGCTATAATGATTTGGTACTCGAGCAGTTACCCACGGTCAAACAAGAACAGGTGGTGCTCGAACCCGCCATGCGCAACACGGCCCCCTGCATTCTATATGCGGCATTGAAAATTCAGAAAATGAATCCAGATGCAGTGATGATCGTGGCCCCCAGCGACCACTGGATCGAGGATGAGGAGGCCTTTGAGAGTGATGTGACGAAATGCTTTGACAAGTGTAGCCAAGAAAGGGTACTGTGCACTTTGGGCATTCAGCCGACCCACCCCAACACGGGCTTTGGGTACATTGAATTTGATAAGCGCAGCGGCGAACAGTTAAAAAAGGTGGTCCAATTCAGGGAAAAACCTGATGTGGATACGGCCAGGCAATTTCTTGCACAGGGTAATTTCTTATGGAATGCCGGTATATTCATGTGGGGTGTCAAAACCATTATCGAGGCGTTTAAAGAACATCAAAAGGTGCAATACGAGTTATTTGAAAAAGGTGTGGCATGTTACAACACTCCAAAAGAGAAAGACTTTATTGAAAAAAATTATCCCAAGGCAGAAAACATTTCGATTGATTACGCTATTTTGGAGAGATCAGAGGCTATCTATACCCTACCTGCATCCTTTGGCTGGAACGATTTGGGCACTTGGGGCGCACTCTATGAAAAACTACCAAAAGACGGCGGCGACAACGCAGTGGTCAATGCACGGGCCATGTTGAATGATGCCACTGGAAACATGATTCATGCCGGTAAGGGAAAAGTGATCGTTGTCGATGGATTGAAAGATTATATCATAGTTGATAAAGATGATGTTCTGTTGATTTTTCCCAAATCGAAACAACAGGGAATCAAAGAAGTACGTGCCGAGGTTCAGAAAAAATTTGGGGATACGTTTGCCTAA
- a CDS encoding SprT-like domain-containing protein yields the protein MNKTLQKYLPERAVGPCFELIKTYGVHLKIVNHRVTRHGDYRKMPNGGHQITVNASLNKYRFFITLVHEIAHLVAFERYGRRIKPHGAEWKHTFQQLMLPFIRPEIFPAQLLPLIARHFKNPKASSSTDAQLSVALKEFDPIERTKSYVFELPTGSTFRLYNGKLFKKGKKRVKRYECIELATGKLYLFQPNAEVELIS from the coding sequence GTGAACAAAACACTGCAAAAATACCTGCCCGAACGGGCCGTTGGCCCTTGTTTTGAACTCATCAAAACCTATGGGGTGCACCTCAAGATTGTGAACCATAGGGTGACACGGCACGGTGATTACCGTAAAATGCCCAATGGCGGGCACCAGATTACCGTTAATGCCTCGCTCAACAAATACCGCTTTTTTATCACCTTGGTGCATGAAATAGCCCACTTGGTGGCCTTTGAACGGTATGGCAGGCGTATAAAACCCCACGGGGCGGAGTGGAAACATACCTTTCAACAGTTAATGCTGCCCTTCATTCGGCCCGAAATATTTCCCGCTCAATTGTTGCCTTTGATCGCCCGGCATTTTAAAAATCCGAAGGCGAGCAGCAGTACTGATGCGCAACTATCCGTAGCACTGAAAGAATTCGACCCCATAGAGCGTACCAAAAGCTACGTGTTTGAACTGCCCACAGGCAGTACCTTTCGCCTCTACAACGGCAAACTTTTCAAAAAAGGAAAAAAACGGGTAAAACGTTACGAATGCATTGAATTGGCGACGGGTAAACTATATTTGTTCCAACCAAATGCTGAGGTGGAATTAATCAGCTAA